The Desulfovibrio subterraneus genome has a segment encoding these proteins:
- a CDS encoding tautomerase family protein: MPFVCIEIRKQYTQEEEVGIINAVHAALQEAFLIKPDDKHIRLIVHKPHRFTCPDGKAKPECSTMVTIDAFAGRSLDAKRALYKAIVRNLEPFGIPADHVLTVLREHPQENWGVRGGQAACDIQLGFKVDV; encoded by the coding sequence ATGCCCTTTGTCTGCATCGAGATTCGCAAGCAATACACGCAGGAAGAGGAGGTCGGCATCATCAACGCCGTGCATGCCGCCTTGCAGGAAGCCTTTCTGATCAAGCCTGACGACAAGCACATCCGCCTGATCGTGCATAAGCCGCACCGCTTCACATGTCCCGACGGCAAGGCGAAGCCTGAATGCAGCACCATGGTAACCATAGACGCCTTTGCCGGACGTTCGCTGGATGCCAAGCGCGCCCTGTACAAGGCCATTGTGCGCAATCTTGAACCCTTCGGTATTCCGGCAGACCATGTGCTGACCGTGCTGCGCGAACACCCGCAGGAAAACTGGGGCGTGCGCGGCGGACAGGCGGCCTGTGACATTCAGCTTGGGTTCAAGGTAGACGTGTAA
- a CDS encoding DEAD/DEAH box helicase, with the protein MHDEAEIISEYVGALKASDRLGEQVVYHRVLPEAAAQFAPNKRPWSTAMRDLLAMQGIRELYAHQALATDYIRSGRHVVVATPTASGKTFVYNLPVIERFLQDRDARALYLFPLKALAQDQLKTFRQLTAHWPKEARPEAAIYDGDTTPHFRKKIRTNPPTVLMTNPEMLHLSILPHHEQWVQFLASLQYIVVDEVHTYRGVLGSHMAQLFRRLLRICKQYGITPTFIFCSATVGNPGELCRQLTGLPESDIQVITQSGAPQGKRHFVFLDPYESPSTAAIQLLKSALSRNLRTIVYTQSRKMTELISLWAGQKSGPYKERISAYRAGFLPEERREIEAKMSSGELLAVISTSALELGIDIGALDLCILVGYPGTVMATMQRGGRVGRATQESAVVLVAGEDALDQYFMRHPQDFFERPAEHAVLNPHNPVILKRHLECAAAELSLRPAEPWLQAQDVQSAIHELEMEGLLLRDADDTAIFAARKRPQRHVDLRGAGNSFHIQTTDGTVIGSVDGIKALRETHPGAVYLHKGTTWTVTSLDLETRTARVAEDKVDYYTRVRGNKDTEILEVLDQKVVWGTRICLGRLRVTEYISGYERRSVRGGGNLLGIIPLDLPPQVFETEGLWFEIPMDVQRAMEDAFMHFMGSIHAIEHAAIGILPLLVMTDRNDLGGISTPMHAQVGKPAVFIYDGMPGGAGLTRLAFERAQDMFERTFAVIRDCGCELGCPSCVHSPKCGSGNRPIDKAGALDLLLRLGSRDAAADEQLREQFVLQPVSQNSGQSSGQSGSAPFEATAHSASVLPENPDVATPPAKFAPAGGMEAARQSESPHPPLPAGGMPQNSPSASADSLSVPKFTPARYAVLDVETQLSAQEVGGWNRAERMRVSVAVLYDSATDAFTAYTEDRMPEMLKLLEEFELVVGFNILRFDYKVLSAYTTQNLATLPTLDMLDVIRKRLSYRVSLDNLGSATFDAPKSADGLQALKWWKEGKVDEIARYCEQDVRITRDLYLHGREHGYVLFTNKAKQKVRILVDW; encoded by the coding sequence ATGCATGACGAAGCGGAAATCATATCGGAGTACGTGGGTGCGCTGAAAGCGTCTGACCGGCTTGGCGAGCAGGTGGTCTACCATCGCGTGCTGCCGGAAGCAGCGGCGCAGTTCGCGCCGAACAAGCGCCCGTGGTCCACTGCCATGCGCGACCTGCTGGCCATGCAGGGCATTCGCGAGTTGTATGCGCATCAGGCGCTGGCAACAGACTACATCCGCTCGGGCAGGCATGTGGTGGTGGCAACCCCCACGGCCAGCGGCAAAACCTTCGTCTACAACCTGCCGGTGATCGAACGCTTTCTGCAGGACCGCGACGCCCGTGCGCTCTACCTCTTTCCGCTCAAGGCGCTGGCGCAGGACCAGCTCAAGACCTTCCGCCAGCTGACCGCGCACTGGCCCAAAGAAGCGCGTCCGGAAGCCGCCATCTATGACGGCGACACCACCCCGCATTTCCGCAAGAAGATACGCACCAATCCGCCCACGGTGCTGATGACGAATCCGGAAATGCTGCATCTTTCCATTCTGCCGCACCATGAGCAGTGGGTGCAGTTTCTGGCCTCGCTCCAGTACATTGTGGTGGACGAGGTGCACACCTATCGCGGCGTGCTCGGCTCGCACATGGCGCAGCTCTTCCGCCGCCTGCTGCGCATCTGCAAGCAATACGGCATTACGCCCACCTTCATTTTCTGCTCCGCCACAGTGGGCAACCCCGGCGAACTGTGCCGCCAGCTGACCGGCCTGCCGGAATCCGACATTCAGGTCATCACGCAGAGTGGCGCACCGCAGGGCAAGCGGCATTTCGTGTTTCTGGACCCGTATGAGAGCCCTTCCACCGCTGCCATACAGCTTTTGAAATCCGCGCTTTCCCGCAACCTGCGCACCATCGTGTATACGCAGTCGCGCAAGATGACGGAGCTTATCAGTCTGTGGGCGGGCCAGAAGTCCGGCCCGTACAAGGAACGCATCTCCGCCTACAGAGCGGGCTTTCTTCCCGAAGAACGGCGCGAGATTGAAGCAAAGATGTCCAGCGGCGAGCTGCTTGCGGTCATCTCCACCAGTGCGCTTGAGCTGGGCATAGACATCGGCGCGCTCGACCTGTGCATTCTGGTGGGCTACCCCGGCACGGTCATGGCAACCATGCAGCGCGGCGGCCGCGTGGGCCGAGCCACGCAGGAAAGTGCCGTGGTGCTGGTGGCGGGCGAGGATGCGCTGGATCAGTATTTCATGCGGCATCCGCAGGACTTTTTTGAACGCCCTGCCGAGCATGCGGTGTTGAACCCGCATAATCCGGTGATCCTGAAACGGCATCTGGAATGCGCGGCGGCGGAACTGAGCCTGCGGCCCGCAGAACCGTGGCTGCAGGCGCAGGACGTGCAGAGCGCCATACATGAACTGGAGATGGAAGGCCTGCTGCTGCGCGATGCGGACGACACCGCCATATTTGCCGCACGCAAACGGCCACAGCGCCATGTGGACCTGCGCGGCGCGGGCAACAGCTTTCATATCCAGACCACGGACGGCACGGTCATCGGCAGCGTGGACGGCATAAAAGCCCTGCGCGAAACCCACCCCGGTGCGGTGTATCTGCACAAGGGTACCACGTGGACCGTCACATCGCTGGACCTTGAAACCCGCACGGCCCGCGTAGCCGAAGACAAGGTGGACTATTACACCCGCGTGCGCGGCAACAAGGATACCGAAATTCTGGAAGTGCTGGACCAGAAGGTGGTGTGGGGCACCCGCATCTGCCTCGGCAGGCTGCGTGTTACCGAATACATCAGCGGATACGAACGGCGCAGCGTGCGCGGTGGCGGCAACCTGCTCGGCATCATCCCGCTGGACCTGCCGCCGCAGGTTTTCGAGACCGAAGGCTTGTGGTTCGAGATACCCATGGACGTGCAGCGCGCCATGGAAGACGCCTTCATGCACTTCATGGGTTCCATCCACGCCATAGAACACGCGGCCATAGGCATTCTGCCCCTGCTGGTCATGACGGACCGCAACGACCTTGGCGGCATTTCCACGCCCATGCACGCGCAGGTGGGCAAGCCTGCGGTATTCATCTACGATGGCATGCCCGGTGGCGCTGGGCTGACCAGACTGGCCTTTGAACGTGCGCAGGATATGTTTGAGCGCACGTTTGCGGTTATCCGCGACTGCGGCTGCGAACTGGGCTGCCCTTCGTGCGTGCATTCGCCCAAGTGCGGCTCAGGCAACCGGCCCATAGACAAGGCCGGAGCCCTTGATCTGCTGCTGCGCCTCGGTTCCCGCGATGCCGCTGCTGATGAACAGCTGCGCGAACAGTTCGTATTACAACCTGTCAGTCAAAATAGTGGGCAATCCAGCGGGCAATCCGGCTCTGCGCCGTTTGAAGCCACCGCACATTCTGCCTCTGTCCTGCCAGAGAACCCTGACGTGGCAACGCCTCCTGCCAAGTTTGCGCCCGCTGGCGGAATGGAAGCTGCCAGACAAAGCGAATCACCACATCCCCCCCTGCCCGCTGGAGGCATGCCGCAGAATTCACCCTCAGCCTCTGCCGACTCTCTTTCCGTTCCGAAATTCACCCCTGCCCGCTATGCGGTGCTGGACGTGGAAACCCAGCTTTCCGCGCAGGAAGTCGGCGGCTGGAACCGTGCCGAACGCATGCGCGTGAGTGTTGCGGTTCTCTACGATTCCGCAACGGATGCCTTTACCGCCTACACGGAAGACCGCATGCCCGAGATGCTGAAGCTGCTTGAAGAGTTCGAGCTTGTGGTGGGCTTCAATATCCTGCGTTTCGACTACAAGGTGCTGTCGGCCTATACCACGCAGAACCTTGCCACCCTGCCCACGCTGGATATGCTGGATGTAATCCGCAAGCGGCTGAGTTACCGCGTTTCGCTGGATAATCTGGGTTCGGCCACCTTTGATGCTCCCAAGTCTGCGGACGGGTTGCAGGCGCTCAAATGGTGGAAGGAAGGCAAGGTGGACGAGATTGCCCGCTACTGCGAGCAGGATGTGCGCATAACCCGCGATTTGTACCTGCACGGCCGCGAGCACGGCTATGTGCTTTTTACCAATAAAGCCAAGCAGAAAGTCCGCATTCTTGTGGACTGGTAG